The Salvelinus namaycush isolate Seneca chromosome 31, SaNama_1.0, whole genome shotgun sequence genomic interval GATGGCTTGGATATGTTTTTGCCATTTGGAGTCAGTATGTAGAAATAATTATATTGATGCTTTGACAGTTGGCATCAGCAATTGTCCTGATTAGGTTCTAACAGTGAGGCAATATACACAATAAGTCTTCGCTCGGCTTAGAAAAAAAAAGCAATCGTGGCCAGAGCTGTGAGGGAGCACTTGCGTTTTGCTGGGACTGAAAATAGTGCTATTGGGGATAAAGATCACTGCTGCCATCCTGAGAATGTAAAGCgtaatacagtagaacacaggCTGATCCCTCCAGTTTCACTTAGCTTGCACTATGGCGGAGTAAAAAATACCACCGAAATATATAAATCAGAATATTTATCTGGAATCAGATTGTCCATCTGTAACAGAAAGTTTACAAACCCAAAATAGTTGAACTCTGTTAACACATTTCACATGTAGTATGCTCTTTATAATATGGCGAGACATACTTCAAAAAAGTAGGATTACATTTTACCAATGTGTACTAATGATTCACAAAACAATGcataaaactatataaatatacagAAATAATGAAAACTGGCCGGGGCAAACCCTCAAACTTGAACTACTTCAAACAAAACACAACTAAACCACGTCATCAATTGACATACTGTATACAGGCTCAACACTTTACTTCAAGCTTCTATCATAAGGCCTATATTATACTGCATAACAACAACATAACAGATGTCATAAACAGTTGTCAGCTGTCATGACTGTTTATGTCACCACTTTGTCATCATTATGAAGGCCTTAGGTTAGAGGCTTGTAGTACAGTGCCACACCTCTACATGCAGCGTCAGTAGGCTCTCCCAAAGTGCTTGTTGACTTTGGCCGTGGCGATGAAGACTACCAGATTGATGAGGAAGTACTGTCTTTGCTCTTCCAGCCACACAAGGTCCATCCTCACCTACAATAATAAAGAATTCATACATTACTGTTATTGTAATGAAAAAAAATCAGATGTCCACTCACTGGTTGCTGCTCCCCATATGTGATCATTTACTTACATTAAAAGTTATGGGTgataatgtaaaatgtaaatatatacagtacagataCAATGTTTCCAATGACATGGTCCTTGTCAAATAAACCAACCCAACAAAAAACAAGTTGGCACAGCTCTGCTCAAAAGTAATCTATCCTCTGACGTGTGAGTCATGTGGGGTTGGTTTACCTTGCCTTCTGCATCCTGGTACTTGATCAGGAAGTGCTGACCCTCGTAGTCGTTGGAGGGCTCCTTACTGTTCAGTGCCATAGACACAGGTGTGCTGACACACCAGAAGGGGTTCTGGTACTCATCCATCAGGGTCAGGCTCATCATGCAGCAGTtctacacagacagagacagagagagaaatagaagtaGAGAGAGACATAAACCATGTTTCCAAATCAAatccatttttatttgtcacatgcgtcctaaacaacaggtgtagcctaacagtgaaacgcttacttacgggccctttccGACAATGCAAAGACAAaaaacagctgtgatggaaacaggaagtttcgatacaattttataaatgcagacagataatttgttcgttcgacatgaTGGGTAGGCTGTGCCTACACGGTCTGTATCTGTGatctgttggctagagcgcacgtgccaagaccagagtaggcacatttatTATTTAACCAACAGtgtgacattttttttttgtctgcACTACATCACACACTCATTTTCATccacaacaagtcagtttggtggaaacagcactggtgggaaaatgcacatattttctttatgcagattttacaatattcgcatgaaaatctgtcgccaattgaatGGAAagctagcgagagagagaaatagagaggtaaatagacagagagagagagggagcgccaAAGTCTATATGTTAGCTGTTCTGTTATTACAATGACCCCATCATGTAGCCCTGGTGGTTCCAGTAAAGTGTAACCTAAACCAGTCAGAGTCAGTGTTCCCCTACAGTACCTCCACGGTGCCCTCTAGAGCCTCACACTTCCAGGGCAGGCTGATCctgccagagagaggggtgtgctGGGACAGGCTTCCCCTGTTGATGACATTCAGCTGGATGAAACCACCATGGACCTGACCTGGACAACCACAACACACAACCAAAGTCAACTCCAGACTGCTGTATCGTACAGCGGCCCAACATGGTTCTGAAAGAGAAACCTCCTAGCTACTGGTTTCATTACTTTTGCTACAGTAGAGTTGAGAGAAGTGGCCGGCCATGATCTGGGTCACAGTGTTGTGTAGTATAATGCGGAGCGTGTAACCATGGAGGCCGCAGTCAGGGTCCGCGTCGTCGAAAGGAGGCTTGTTCTCTGGCATGGAATAGGGGctgggaatgagagagagagagagagatagagagagagagaacatgaatgACTGAATGATTTAGTTTTTTAATTGAATGCAACATCCTTTTCTGCTGAAATATAAAAAACTGAATCCAGTCAAGCCAATTTGTTCAATCCTAGCCTATTCCGGAGTCAGGGGCGCTGCATACCACATCGAGGTGCCCAGGAGACTCCTCTCCACCAGCCTGTGGTAGTGGAAGCTGGCCATCACAAAGGCAATGGACCACCGACCCTGTGGAATGACACAGGGAAATCCCAAATATTATACACTTTTTATCAGCAAACAAACTAACTCATCAGCACACTGTGGGTTAGCCCATCAATTTTCTAATGATGTGATTTAGATGACATACCCTCCAGACGCCAATGACGATGCTAGGCGAAAAGAGTACCAGGGTGACTAGTTGGTCTCTACCGATGACCTGGCCACTCTTAGAGATGGTGTCCCTGTCAAACTTAGCCATCAGAGACCGCCAGCCAGGcctgaggggagaagaggggagcagGCATTTCACTCAGAGGCAAGAAGAgacaaaagagaaagagagacactcACTTATTGATGTTAGGGGAGCTGAGAGCTTGTCTTTTGACACCATCTAGCTGTAAGGTAGAGAGCTGGTGGAAGGAGGGCCAGCGCCCGCTGCTCCAGCAAACCGTCACGGACGAGTCAGAGAAGTAGGCACGGCTCTGCTCAAACGTCCCCTCCAACCCCCACTTGTCAGACACTGTGATCTCCCAGGTCACACGCTGGCTCCtgaggcaggggagaggagaacaaAATGCATTAAAGTAACTATGTAAACATAGTTGCGGACAATTTAATTGACTCTGGCCCAGTGACTAGGTTCTGACAATATTACAGTAGCATTGGAGCCTCTGTATGTGTGCGCCTTATAAATGGCATGTTTTATACATGGGCCTGAACAACAGAGGCAGTACAACTTTAGCACTAACTGCAGAAACTGTTTAACCTGAGGATTCTTTCAGTCTGACTGGGCAAGCCTGTGAAAGGGTTGATGTCTCTCAACTCCTTCCTCCACTTGGTCTCATTGAAGCCAGCCATGGTCCTGAAGTACAGTCTTCTCCAATAGCCCTCTGGTCTCTCCTGGACCACCACCGCACTCAGCTTATCCAGCACCTGGTGGAGGAaaacacaataataataataataatacaaaaagtaCTGTGCATACAAGCACATAATGCTCATAAAAAAATGTCCCTGGTGTGATAAGTAAAAAGGAGTGTTATGAAATATGAATTGCACTGAACCTCGTCCAAACGCTTGGGCCTCCACTTCTTACTGTGTCCATACTCTGCAGAATACATCTTGTGCCACATTCCACTGCAAGAAAATACTGTGGGTCAAAATTGATCACGTAAAACCAGTCTGTAAGACTGTAGGGAGGAAGAATAGCCTACAATGTGACCAGTACTTCACTCCTTACTTGTTGTGGGCCATCTCATAGAATCGCTTGTTGATGAAGccgatggagaagagagagagggcatccAGGTACGACAGGATCTTCAGAAGGATCTCCGGTGGCATCCTAATAAAACACCAATTAGACATGATTAAAACGTTTATTGGAATGCGTGATCTTTCCCATCTAGTGCAAACACAATCGAGTAATCAGATTGCAGGGCATAGAACCAATAACATATGCAACCCCTTTATCAGTGTCAAGTGGGTTCCACAGCAACCCACTTTTACCTCTCTATGTGATTCGGTGTGCACTCAGCTGGCTTGCCAGCATGTCCAGTAGACTTTGTAGGTACCCTTGGCAGTGGTCCAACTGGCTGACAGGGTACAGTAGCCTTTGCCGCCTTCTTTTTCCTCTTCTTCTTTTGTGGCAGTGTTGGTGGTTCCACACTTGTAGTCGAgcatagagaaagacagagatgcAACACAATTTtgcagtcaacaaaagtcagtgGCTAGCTGAAGTTAGTCAGCTACAAACCAGCTTATTGGTTTGTGCACACTATGCAACAGGAGTTGATGACATCCCACAACTCATACCTTTGAGTGCCCGGGGAAAATCCAGTCATTTTCTCGCAGAGTCTGCTATTCTCTTTGCCTGTCGGTCCTCGACCCTCTGTTAGCGGGGCATTCTTCAACAAACCCTCTCTGAAACTGCGGAAAAGTTGTCCGCGGCCAAtagccatagctagctagctagttacctacAACAGGAGAAGCTACATATGCTGTCAAGTTCAAATTGTGAGAAAGCTATGTCTAACTAGGCACACTTTGCAAACCTGTAATGACACTATTCAAACAAACCCTCTGCCTTCAAGTCTGGAAAAGCACGCAGAGTTGCCATTTCTTCGTTCTCCTAACACGTGAGtgtttgttattgttgttatcaAATTTAAATAGTCCCTTTTCACGTTTGATAAGGTCTGCAAATGGTGAAGTAAAGATCACTGCTGCCATCCAGAGGATATAAAGTGTAATAGCACGGATTGAAGGTGATCCCTTCAGTAGGTCTTCCCTTTCATCTGTGGTAGCTAGGCTATGCTGCAAAATCCATATTTAGTTAtgttattagtagtagtagttttaatTCATGCAATATAGACTAGAAATCATTTATCATTCAGGTCATTGAGATATAAAAGGGAAATCACGAACATGCCTaatgagtccactggtcccactcacacagaagtaccctacgccttgacctctttctcccctctctctccagatgaaatcctgttACTAGTGAGATCCGGCTGCCCGACAAGCTGCCCgctcgaccccatcccctcctcccttttccagaccatctctggagaccttctcccattcctcacttcccttatcaactcatccttgaccactGGCTGCGTCCCTTCTGACTTCAATATGGCCAAAGTttctcccctcctcaagaaatcaacactcaacccctctgacgtcaaaaactacagaccggtatcccttctttcttttccttCCAAAATACTTACGTGTGCTGtctcttcttgaccctaaccagtcaggcttcaagacgggtcactcaactgagactgctctcctctgtgtcacggaggctctccgcactgccatAGCTGACTCTCTTtcttctgttctcatcctcctagatctatccgctgcctttgacacgtgaaccatcagatcctcctctccaccctctcagggctgggtgtctcaggctctgcacactcttggattgcatcctacctggcaggacACTCCTACTAGGTGATGTGGGCAGGATCTGTATCTGCACCATGTACGGTTCtgggccctctcctcttcttactatacaccaagtcactcagctctgtcatatcctcacatggtctctcctatcatcgctatgcggatgacactcaactacttttctccttcccaccTTCTGACACCAAGGTGGCGACACGCAtttctgcgtgcctggcagactGTGCTTGGATGTTGGCTctccacctcaagctcaacctcgacaagacagaGCTGTTCTTTCTCCACTTGGTGTTAAatcttcccaagttctcccatgtcaccccactcctccgcacactccactggcttccagtcgaagctcacatccactacaagaccatggtacttgcctatggagcagcaagagaaactgcccctccctaccttcaggctatgctcaaaccttATACCCCAACTCGAGTACtccattctgccacctctggtctcttggccctcccacccatGCTGGAGGGCAGCTTcctctcagcccagtcaaagtgcctctttgtcctggcaccccagtggtggaaccagcttccccctggagctaggacagcagagtccctgcccatcttccgaaaacatctgaaaccctacctctttaaAGAGTAGTCCCCCACTGTAAACTAACACTCGCACATGACGTTTTCCCcgttactagcactgactttgctgatagctactttattgactgagatatgtggttgtcccacctagctatctgaagatgaatgcactaactgtacatcgctctgtataagagcgtctgctaaatgactaaaatgtaaatatacacCAAAGTAATCCAAACACAATATTCTACAAAATatcaaatttatttttgataaaaaatgtatttttttgcacatgcacacacacacaccataaataATGATTTCTATTTTTTTTGTTGTATCTTTGATTCACAGAGCAAGCACATAACCGCAGACTTAAACATCTTATCTTGAGGACACCATGGAGAATGCTTGCACTGTTTACAGTAAGAATAAATCTCAATGCACTAAAAAAGGCAGTCTGAAAATCAAGTATACACATTTAGAAATtatctataaatggagaaaggtACAAAAGAGCAACAGTATAGACACTACACCCATTTACAAATAAAGGATTTGGTATTATGACTAACACCTTTTGCCAATGGATGCATAACATAATGCATAACGTTGgacaaataataaaatgtgtactATATTGCCCGCTGAACATTTCGTACATTCCTTTTTGGCAATCCATCATTTGATTTTCTCTCTTTTTTAATGAACATAAAAGAACCCTGTAATCATTATACAGCAGGGTATTACGCTTGACTCAGATATCTTAGCTGATGGGAATTTAGAGGACCCTGTCAGAATAAAACACTGTCATTTTGAGTCATGGATTGACATATTGTCCATTATGATTATGTCCATCAAACTGTGGCTGTACAGCAACGGAAGTGATGTTAAACTATTACAGAATAGGATCATGGTTTATGAAAATGGGTTAATATAGGGTTCTGAAAGGTGTCAAAATACAGGACAATGTTTGTCTAAAGGCTATGACAGCCTCTCCAGTCAATGGATCAGCTGGATGCATCCTAGCACTCATGTATCCCATAAGCCACATGACTACTGGTTTAGAGGTTGTAGGTACAGTATGTAGGTCATCCCTCCCTTTCCCTTGACTTCAAAAATAGGCTGTCACGAGGTCTATAAGAGTGTAAACAAGTAAACGGTGCAGAATCTTGAACACACCTAGACATCTTTACTGAAATGGCTGAGTGGGGAAAATGGCCCTCTTCGACAGACAACAGAACTGAATATTACACCGGCAATGTAGTTAGCAGCACACCACTAAGATCACATGACTCAACTACTTGTCCTCTTTAAAAAAAAGGATGCACAGACATGAATGCACACTgagcacacaaactcacacacatagCCTACACCCTCAACACATCCATACACACCGAGAACTACTTATTTTTCATTCATCAGACAAAACACACCTTTGTGCAATTGGAAGGCAAACACAGAAGGTTGTCTTTAACTAGGTGTTTCATGACAGTTGGACAGCAATGAAACGAACATACATACATTTTAGATTTTTATCAAACAAAGCTGCAGAGATGCACTAGGGGTTCTTGGCAAAGTCTTGTGTAAGTCTAAAAACAACCTTGTTCAACCATAGAAAATGAGGAAAGTCATGCTAGAATTGCTTTCATAAAGGCCACTGAGATGGTTCAAATGTATTATCCAATGCAGCTCCTTCTCCTGTCTGTAATGCCCTGTGTCCAACTACCCTTTAGACTTCTAGGTTCTGTGAGTGATTCAACCCTTTGTCACCATCCTGTCTGTGATATATTGCACTGAATAAAGCCTCTGTATTAGCAGCCAGCATTACTGACAGAATGCCATCAATAGTTGAGTTGTTGCTCCAGTGCTCCAGTCACAACATTGATGTTTTTTGCCACGTCATGTCTGTTAGAGACCTTATAATTGCACAATTGCTATGGAAACCATCTGGAAATGTTAGATTTGTAACAAAAGAAATAGACTACTCTGTTGTTACCCTGCTTGAAACAAATGCACACAAATGGTTTAGCAGCATCGTCCTGATCTCCATTTGATTAAAGAAAACAGTGGAAATGAAAATCCATGTCATGAAAATCCTAGTTTGTACTCCTTTTTTCCCTCTACCTCAAATACATCACagttatacagtatgtgtgagcAAAGGTCTCATTGAATTTGGCACGAAGTACATGTAAGTATGTGTATTAATCATTAGAACAAGTATCACTGAATATATTAGATTCACATATATTGTCctgtaacacatacacacatatgttGCAATTGTAGTTGTGTGCGTACGATCAGCTGATTTGattgcatgtactgtatgtgatgtaCAGTACTGGGCCCAGTATCTGTTCTGGGCTCAGCTGGGAACAGTTTATTTAACCGGAGAGAGTCTCTTGAGCAGTTTCTTCCCCTTGGAGAGCAGTCCTTTTTTCTTTTTGTTGTCTCGGAGGTCCCTGGGGCCCCTGGTGGGGCTGATGGGCCGCATGGTGCCTGGGGGACACACGGGACGCACCATGGGCGATGCCGCTCGGACAGGCGGGACCGTGCTCTCTGTGGTATCCGTGGTTACCTGAAGAGAGATGCCATGGAGGGTGGTGGGGGTAGGGGCAGTGCAATACAAAGAAATCAGAAGTCCACTGTGGCCTACCCTTTCTCTGTCTGAGGTAGGGCTACAATAGTACATACAGTCTACAGTCAGCATTGTGTCCCTCAATAACACTTTATCACCCCACTGTCACCTGAGTAGCCCTATCCATCTACAGTAAAGCTATATATCCAATGGGACTTTAAAATACGTTGTGTTAAATAGAGTGAAGGGTTGGGTATGACAAATATTTCTACAGTCTAATTAAATTGCCAACAATATTTGAATTTGATGTTATGTGTGCTGACCTTCAGACTTCTCAGCATTAGCTGTCAATATAGACAAGTATGAAAATATAACTCTCTATAAAGTCCTATGAAAAAGAGAACAGTGTCAATGCAGACCATTATACTTACTGTAGGTTTTCCACTAAATGTGTGTCAAATACCTACGTAACGTTTATGTTTCAaatagggctggtttcccagacaaaGATTTAGCTTCAAATGCTTGTTCAATAAAAATTTGCCATTGGAATAGGTTTTTAGTTCAGGACTAGTGTCCAGGAAACAAGCCCATAATGTTTATAAAAGTGGTTCAGAATAAGGATGAGGTATTGCCTTTTGGGCTATTATTGAAATCATTCCTTAatacctccctctccttctgttGATGGGGACTGAAGACATTGGTGGCGCTGTTGAGGtttcacacatacaaacactgaggAGGAAGCCATCAAACATAGAGCACGACATCGCAACACCACAGATTCTGATAGGTCCATCGATCATGAGGGACACCAACAGTAATATACAACACTCAGGGACACAACTGTAGATACCATCCCTCTTGCCTAATGTACTGGACTGGCAACCGATCAAAGTATGGTATGCTATCATACAGTTAATCTAGGACCTTTAAAATGGTCTCTCAAAGACAAAGAGGAATCATTTTTGAATCAAATGGGGATTTGCAGCTCCCATTAGTAATGGTTTTTCAACAACTACAGATATAGGGAACTTTTAAGTTTGCATAATAGAGTACTATCTCACAGATAATTAGTAGTCCACCACTTTGCAGGCATTAAATCACTCCAATAAATTGTTACAAAAAATGTATTCGTAACAATTTTTCGAATTTATGCTGCAAATTAGCATTCTGGTTACAC includes:
- the LOC120026258 gene encoding F-box only protein 15-like, with the translated sequence MAIGRGQLFRSFREGLLKNAPLTEGRGPTGKENSRLCEKMTGFSPGTQSVEPPTLPQKKKRKKKAAKATVPCQPVGPLPRVPTKSTGHAGKPAECTPNHIERMPPEILLKILSYLDALSLFSIGFINKRFYEMAHNNGMWHKMYSAEYGHSKKWRPKRLDEVLDKLSAVVVQERPEGYWRRLYFRTMAGFNETKWRKELRDINPFTGLPSQTERILRSQRVTWEITVSDKWGLEGTFEQSRAYFSDSSVTVCWSSGRWPSFHQLSTLQLDGVKRQALSSPNINKPGWRSLMAKFDRDTISKSGQVIGRDQLVTLVLFSPSIVIGVWRGRWSIAFVMASFHYHRLVERSLLGTSMCPYSMPENKPPFDDADPDCGLHGYTLRIILHNTVTQIMAGHFSQLYCSKSQVHGGFIQLNVINRGSLSQHTPLSGRISLPWKCEALEGTVENCCMMSLTLMDEYQNPFWCVSTPVSMALNSKEPSNDYEGQHFLIKYQDAEGKVRMDLVWLEEQRQYFLINLVVFIATAKVNKHFGRAY